One Pyrus communis chromosome 13, drPyrComm1.1, whole genome shotgun sequence genomic window carries:
- the LOC137712483 gene encoding DNA-3-methyladenine glycosylase, giving the protein MKKPLAFKRVAAKPKRPIPSNRLSNEEGKTRPSQFSESLTVAAVKPKKPQSQPRTKSDSLLPISDILPEKMTILPFSFFQIDALELAPRLLGKFLRREDVVLQITEVEAYRPNDSACHGRFGITARTAPVFGPGGHAYVYLCYGLHTMLNVVADKEGVGAAVLIRSCAPVSGLETIQQRRGQKTDKPVLLNGPGKIGQALGLSTEWSSHPLYTPDGLEILDGPEPEKMLVGPRVGIEYASPEHVNALWRFAVAGTSWISAPKNTLRPPES; this is encoded by the exons ATGAAGAAACCTCTGGCATTTAAACGAGTCGCCGCCAAACCCAAAAGGCCAATTCCATCCAACCGACTCAgtaatgaagaaggcaaaactCGGCCGAGTCAATTTTCCGAATCGTTGACCGTCGCAGCGGTCAAACCCAAAAAACCCCAATCTCAACCTCGAACCAAATCCGACTCCTTACTCCCAATCTCAGACATTCTTCCCGAGAAAATGACCATCTTgcccttctccttcttccaaaTCGACGCCCTAGAGCTCGCCCCACGTTTGCTGGGCAAGTTTCTGAGGCGAGAGGATGTTGTTCTTCAGATTACTGAG GTAGAAGCTTATAGGCCAAATGATTCGGCTTGTCATGGTCGATTTGGCATAACTGCGAGAACAGCCCCCGTT TTTGGACCTGGAGGGCATGCGTATGTTTATCTTTGCTACGGCCTTCATACAATGCTGAATGTTGTTGCTGACAAGGAGGGAGTTGGGGCTGCTGTCCTAATACGTTCTTGCGCTCCAGTTAGTG GATTGGAGACCATTCAGCAGCGTCGGGGTCAGAAAACTGATAAACCTGTGCTCCTTAATGGACCTGGAAAG ATTGGTCAAGCGCTGGGACTTTCTACCGAGTGGTCAAGCCATCCCCTTTATACTCCAG ATGGTCTGGAGATCTTAGATGGTCCAGAGCCCGAAAAGATGCTGGTTGGTCCGCGTGTGGGAATTGAATACGCTTCACCTGAGCATGTCAATGCATTGTGGAGATTTGCAGTTGCAGGTACCTCTTGGATAAGTGCTCCTAAAAACACCCTCAGGCCACCTGAATCTTAA
- the LOC137712484 gene encoding uncharacterized protein, giving the protein MAKYGEGDKRWIVEDRPDGANVHNWHWAETDCLGWSRDLLTKLLNNLTVLDGEGNLYLRTKTVDKVDGEAYVNVRKGKIIPGYEISLSLSWEGEAKDGDGKSLLKVDGVVEIPYISDENADEDPEVKVSVKDEGPIGRRIKEAMVAKGKPLILEKVRFYVESMAKGGPAKEEVEAKKIAPKSNSTAVGAAAATAKKEVVVEKKEVKKKENKKGFKTISLTEKFSCRAKDMFEILMDENRWKGFTQSNAKISKEVGGPISIFDGSVTGTNLELQSGSLIVQKWRFGSWPDGIDSTVRLILEEPEPGLTVVKLTHTDIPVEDRYGNATVVENTERGWRDLIFQRIRAVFGFGI; this is encoded by the exons ATGGCGAAGTACGGCGAGGGCGACAAGCGGTGGATCGTGGAGGACAGGCCCGACGGAGCCAACGTCCACAACTGGCACTGGGCCGAGACCGACTGTCTCGGCTGGTCACGTGACCTCCTCACCAAGCTCCTCAACAACCTCACCGTCCTCGACGGCGAAGGCAACCTATACCTCAGGACCAAGACCGTCGACAAGGTGGACGGCGAGGCCTACGTCAACGTCCGGAAGGGGAAGATCATCCCGGGATACGAAATCAGCCTCAGTCTGTCGTGGGAGGGCGAGGCGAAGGACGGCGACGGGAAGTCGCTGCTGAAGGTCGACGGAGTTGTGGAGATTCCATATATTTCGGACGAGAACGCCGACGAGGACCCCGAGGTTAAGGTTTCGGTGAAGGATGAGGGGCCGATTGGGAGGAGGATTAAGGAGGCGATGGTGGCGAAAGGGAagccattgattttggagaaGGTTAGGTTTTATGTGGAGAGTATGGCGAAGGGCGGGCCGGCGAAGGAGGAAGTTGAGGCTAAGAAGATTGCGCCGAAGAGTAATTCGACGGCAGTGGGTGCTGCTGCGGCGACGGCGAAAAAGGAGGTGGTTGTGGAGAAGAAGGaggtgaagaagaaggagaacaAGAAAGGGTTTAAGACGATTAGTTTGACTGAGAAGTTTAGTTGCAGGGCGAAAGATATGTTTGAGATTTTGATGGATGAGAACAGATGGAAGGGTTTTACGCAGAGCAATGCGAAGATAAGCAAGGAGGTCGGAGGGCCGATTAGTATTTTTGATGGGTCGGTGACCGGTACGAATTTGGAGTTGCAGAGTGGGAGTTTGATTGTGCAGAAATGGAGATTTGGCAGCTGGCCGGACGGGATTGATTCGACG GTGAGGCTTATACTTGAAGAACCTGAACCTGGGCTCACTGTTGTTAAGCTAACACATACCGACATTCCTGTGGAAGACAG ATATGGGAACGCGACCGTGGTGGAGAATACGGAGAGAGGATGGCGGGATCTTATCTTCCAGCGGATAAGGGcagtttttggttttggcatttAA
- the LOC137712009 gene encoding thioredoxin-like 3-1, chloroplastic — MSVLVANSHVLCSRQVHHSHRDQQPQFWSNGGGFLLLPKASGLGFMDRNRDGNKTLKRDLKVEAFWDTDTSRVVELEAINDCDQLDQILGHARESSQPVVIDWMASWCRECIYLKPKLEKLAAEYDTKIKFYYVDVNKVPQGLVKRGNISKMPTIQVWKDGEYKAEVIGGHKAWLVLEEVREMLKNFE, encoded by the exons ATGTCTGTTTTGGTAGCCAATTCTCACGTTCTGTGTAGCAGACAAGTCCATCACAGTCACAGAGACCAACAGCCACAGTTCTGGAGCAATGGCGGCGGTTTCCTGTTGTTGCCAAAAGCTTCTGGATTAGGGTTTATGGACAGAAACAGAGATGGCAACAAGACGTTGAAGAGGGACTTGAAAGTTGAGGCCTTTTGGGATACGGATACCTCGAGGGTTGTGGAGTTGGAAGCAATCAACGACTGTGATCAGCTTGATCAGATTCTTGGCCATGCACGGGAGAGCTCTCAGCCCGTTGTCATTGattg GATGGCATCTTGGTGCCGCGAATGCATCTATTTGAAGCCTAAATTGGAGAAATTGGCTGCTGAATATGACACCaa GATCAAATTCTACTATGTTGATGTCAACAAAGTACCTCAAGGTCTAGTAAAGCGTGGAAATATCTCT AAAATGCCTACAATTCA GGTATGGAAAGATGGAGAGTACAAAGCAGAAGTGATTGGGGGACATAAAGCATGGCTTGTGCTTGAAGAAGTGAGAGAAATGCTCAAAAACTTTGAGTGA
- the LOC137712482 gene encoding gamma-tubulin complex component 3-like has protein sequence MEEEDQQKVADLIKELVIRLRSQNPNSESHPPTPNTPEFQSSLRYAFRLISSRLNPSVAPDAAAIAESTKRRLATQGKSSQALTFADLYTKFASKTGPGSVNNKWAVVYLLKIISEDRKNGKTQLDSSVLLPNLGFNDAESGKESRVLVGRGNKEKGWNNGVLLVSKDPENLREIAFREYVNLIKEENEVSEEVLVRDVLYACQGIDGKYVKFDSSADGYALSDLIKVPRATRIMVRKLCELGWLFRKVKGYISESMDGFPSEDVGTVGQAFCAALQDELSDYYKLLAVLEAQSMNPIPLVSETASSGNYLSLRRLSVWFAEPMVKMRLMAVLVDKCRVLRGGAMAGAIHLHAQHGDPLVHEFMGRLLRRVCSPLFEMVRSWVLEGELEDVFAEFFVVGQPVKAESLWREGYMLHAGMLPSFISQSLAQRILRTGKSINFLRVCCEDRGWADAATEAAAAAGTTTRRWGLGYGEGDALESLVDGAAKRVDKHLLDVIYNQYKFKEHCLAIKRYLLLGQGDFVQYLMDIVGPELSEPANTISSFQLAGLLETAIRASNAQYDDRDILDRLKVKMMPHGTGDRGWDVFSLEYDARVPLDTVFTESVMTKYLRIFNFLWKLRRVEHALIGIWKTMKPNCITSRSFMKLPHAVKLQLLSTLRRCQVLWDEMNHFVSNLQYYIMFEVLEVSWSHFLDEMEVAKDLDDLLAAHEKYLHSIVEKSLLGERSQTLYNSLFALFDLILKFRSHADRLSEGINELQARTMESSLPSRDKSKTKKRSNDRSSEPGSWISEGRKALTQRAGEFLRNMGQDLDTLSKEYSSLLEDFISKLPMQQHVDLKFLLFRLDFTEFYSQLRPST, from the exons ATGGAGGAAGAAGACCAGCAAAAAGTTGCAGATCTGATCAAAGAGCTCGTCATCCGCCTCCGCTCCCAAAACCCCAATTCCGAATCTCACCCACCGACTCCAAACACCCCGGAATTCCAGAGCTCGCTTCGCTACGCTTTCCGGTTGATCTCCAGCCGATTAAATCCGTCCGTGGCTCCCGACGCCGCCGCCATAGCCGAGTCCACCAAGCGCCGCCTCGCCACTCAAGGTAAGTCCTCGCAAGCTCTCACTTTTGCCGACCTTTATACCAAATTCGCGTCGAAAACCGGACCGGGGAGTGTAAATAACAAATGGGCAGTCGTTTATTTGCTTAAAATTATATCGGAGGATCGGAAAAATGGCAAGACACAGTTGGATTCTTCGGTTTTGTTGCCGAATTTGGGGTTTAATGATGCCGAATCGGGGAAGGAATCGAGGGTTTTGGTGGGTAGGGGAAATAAGGAAAAGGGTTGGAATAATGGGGTTTTGTTGGTTTCTAAAGACCCGGAAAATCTTCGCGAAATTGCGTTTAGGGAGTATGTGAATTTGATTAAAGAAGAGAATGAAGTTTCTGAAGAGGTTTTGGtgagagatgtgttgtatgcCTGCCAAGGAATTGATGGAAAGTATGTGAAGTTTGATAGTAGTGCTGATGGTTATGCTTTATCTGATCTGATTAAGGTGCCTAGAGCAACCCGCATTATGGTTCGGAAGCTTTGTGAATTGGGGTGGTTGTTTAGGAAGGTTAAAGGGTATATTTCAGAGAGTATGGATGGGTTTCCATCTGAAGACGTTGGAACCGTTGGGCAGGCCTTTTGTGCTGCATTGCAAGATGAGCTCTCCGATTATTATAAGTTGTTGGCAGTGCTTGAAGCACAGTCGATGAATCCGATTCCTTTGGTTTCAGAGACAGCGAGCTCAGGGAATTATCTTTCACTGAGGAGGTTGTCTGTTTGGTTTGCCGAGCCAATGGTGAAAATGCGGTTGATGGCTGTTTTGGTTGATAAATGTAGGGTCTTAAGAGGTGGGGCAATGGCTGGGGCTATTCATTTGCATGCCCAGCATGGTGACCCATTGGTGCACGAGTTCATGGGACGTTTACTTCGGAGGGTGTGTTCTCCTCTATTTGAGATGGTGAGGAGTTGGGTTTTGGAAGGGGAGTTAGAAGATGTTTTTGCAGAATTCTTTGTAGTGGGCCAGCCAGTGAAAGCTGAGTCCCTTTGGAGGGAGGGTTACATGCTCCATGCCGGAATGCTTCCTTCTTTTATTTCACAATCTCTTGCTCAACGCATCCTGAGGACAGGCAAGTCAATCAATTTCCTTCGTGTCTGTTGTGAGGATCGTGGTTGGGCTGATGCTGCAACAGAAGCCGCAGCTGCTGCTGGTACCACGACAAGAAGATGGGGTCTTGGATATGGTGAAGGTGATGCTCTTGAGTCTTTGGTGGATGGAGCAGCAAAGAGAGTTGATAAGCATTTGTTGGATGTTATTTACAACCAGTATAAGTTCAAGGAGCACTGTCTTGCAATAAAGCGGTATTTACTCCTTGGACAGGGTGACTTTGTTCAGTATCTAATGGATATTGTTGGGCCTGAGCTTTCTGAACCTGCTAACACTATAAGCTCTTTTCAGCTAGCTGGATTGCTTGAAACTGCAATCCGAGCATCTAATGCTCAGTATGATGATCGTGACATATTGGATAGGTTGAAGGTAAAGATGATGCCACATGGAACCGGAGATAGGGGCTGGGATGTGTTTTCATTGGAATATGATGCAAGGGTTCCTTTAGATACTGTTTTTACAGAGTCTGTGATGACAAAGTATTtaagaatttttaatttcttgtgGAAGCTTCGGCGAGTAGAGCATGCCCTTATTGGTATCTGGAAGACAATGAAGCCAAATTGTATCACCTCTCGTTCATTTATGAAGCTTCCCCATGCAGTTAAGTTGCAGTTACTTTCAACTCTGAGACGATGCCAGGTTCTTTGGGATGAAATGAATCATTTTGTCTCAAACTTGCAGTACTATATTATGTTTGAAGTCTTGGAGGTGTCCTGGTCCCATTTCTTGGACGAAATGGAGGTGGCCAAGGACCTTGATGATCTACTTGCTGCACATGAAAAGTACCTCCATTCAATTGTGGAGAAATCTCTCCTTGGAGAACGGTCCCAAACCCTTTACAATTCACTCTTTGCCTTGTTTGATCTTATACTGAAATTCCGAAGTCATGCAGATCGATTGTCTGAAGGGATTAATGAGTTGCAAGCAAG AACCATGGAATCCTCTTTACCCTCTCGAGACAAGAGTAAAACAAAAAAGCGATCAAATGATAGGTCCTCAGAGCCTGGATCCTGGATTAGTGAGGGCAGGAAAGCCCTCACACAACGTGCTGGTGAATTTCTTCGGAATATGGGACAAGATTTAGACACACTATCAAAAGAATATTCATCATTGCTTGAGGATTTTATTTCCAAGTTACCCATGCAACAACATGTTGATTTAAAGTTCCTCCTGTTTCGGCTTGACTTCACTGAGTTTTATAGCCAGTTGCGTCCTAGTACGTAG